A section of the Agrobacterium tumefaciens genome encodes:
- the murJ gene encoding murein biosynthesis integral membrane protein MurJ — protein MSLIGKFATVGTATLGSRIFGFLRETLMAAAVGTGPVADAFNAAFRFPNTFRRLFAEGAFNSAFVPLFAKEIEANGMEGARRFSEEVFGVLFTVLLALTILMELSMPFIVRTVIAPGFLEDPVKFDNTVRLATIMFPYLACMSLAAMMGGMLNSLHRYFAAAIAPVFLNIILIGVLALAWWKNYDPLQVGYALSWGVMAAGLVQLAIVWIAVRNAGMRIGFRRPRLTKNVQRLLVLALPAAITGGITQINLLINTNIASGGEGVISSLAYADRIYQLPLGVVGIAVATVLLPELARALRGGHMVEAGSLQNRSVEFVLFLTLPAAAALLVMAEPIVRFLYERGNFAPSATITVSQILGIYGLGLPAFVLIKAFIPGFFAREDTRTPMIFAAISVVVNVSLALTLFPRLGGPGIAIAEITAGWVNAALLFGMLLWRGHWHLDIPLLTRIPRLLLAAALMAVFVHYALTWLTFELSSASSIFVRAGTIMGLVFAAMLVYFVLAFVSGGADIGMVKRAVRKRGKKTAETEAG, from the coding sequence CGCCACCGTCGGCACCGCCACGCTCGGCAGCCGCATTTTCGGCTTTCTGCGCGAAACGCTGATGGCAGCCGCCGTCGGCACCGGACCGGTGGCCGATGCTTTCAACGCCGCTTTCCGCTTCCCAAATACCTTCAGGCGACTTTTCGCCGAGGGTGCATTCAACTCTGCCTTCGTGCCGCTTTTCGCCAAGGAAATCGAAGCGAATGGCATGGAGGGTGCAAGGCGCTTTTCCGAAGAGGTCTTCGGCGTCCTGTTCACGGTGCTCCTGGCCCTGACAATTTTGATGGAATTGTCGATGCCGTTCATCGTCCGCACCGTCATCGCGCCGGGCTTCCTAGAAGATCCGGTGAAGTTCGATAACACTGTCCGCCTTGCGACGATCATGTTTCCCTATCTCGCCTGCATGTCGCTCGCGGCGATGATGGGCGGCATGCTGAACTCGCTGCACCGTTATTTTGCGGCGGCGATCGCACCGGTTTTCCTCAATATCATTCTCATCGGCGTGCTGGCGCTGGCCTGGTGGAAAAATTACGATCCGCTGCAAGTCGGTTACGCGCTCTCATGGGGCGTGATGGCGGCAGGTCTCGTGCAGCTCGCCATCGTCTGGATTGCAGTGCGCAATGCCGGTATGCGCATTGGTTTCCGCAGACCACGGCTCACAAAGAATGTGCAGCGCCTTCTGGTCCTTGCCCTGCCGGCAGCAATCACCGGGGGCATCACCCAGATCAATCTGCTCATCAACACCAACATCGCGTCCGGCGGCGAAGGTGTCATATCCTCCCTTGCCTATGCGGACCGCATCTATCAACTGCCGCTCGGTGTCGTCGGCATCGCTGTTGCCACGGTGCTCCTGCCGGAACTGGCGCGCGCGCTGCGCGGCGGCCATATGGTGGAGGCCGGAAGCCTGCAGAACCGCTCGGTCGAGTTCGTGCTCTTCCTGACCCTGCCCGCTGCCGCGGCACTTCTCGTCATGGCCGAACCCATCGTTCGTTTCCTGTACGAGCGCGGCAATTTCGCGCCGTCCGCAACGATCACCGTTTCACAAATCCTCGGCATCTACGGTTTGGGCCTTCCCGCTTTCGTGTTGATCAAGGCCTTCATCCCCGGTTTCTTCGCGCGCGAGGACACCCGCACGCCAATGATCTTCGCGGCGATTTCGGTTGTCGTGAATGTCTCGCTGGCGCTCACGCTTTTCCCGCGCCTCGGCGGTCCCGGCATCGCTATCGCGGAAATCACCGCTGGCTGGGTCAACGCCGCGCTGCTGTTTGGCATGCTCCTGTGGCGTGGTCACTGGCATCTGGATATTCCGCTGCTCACCCGTATCCCGCGCCTGCTCTTGGCCGCGGCGTTAATGGCCGTATTTGTGCATTATGCGCTGACGTGGCTGACCTTCGAGCTGTCTTCCGCCTCGTCCATCTTCGTGCGTGCCGGCACGATCATGGGCCTCGTCTTTGCCGCCATGCTGGTCTATTTCGTGCTGGCTTTCGTGTCTGGAGGTGCCGACATCGGCATGGTGAAGCGGGCCGTCCGCAAGCGCGGGAAAAAGACGGCCGAGACGGAGGCTGGCTGA
- a CDS encoding VOC family protein — MSFAENRRIAIVTLVVDDYDRAKAFYCDVLGFECLSDEPLDDGKRWLVVKPQGADGGALLLAEADGEEQRRAIGNQTGGRVGFFLHTDDFARDHETMIARGVCFLEQPRHEAYGSVAVFADPYGNRWDLLQPRRG, encoded by the coding sequence ATGTCCTTTGCTGAAAACCGCCGCATCGCCATCGTTACCCTCGTGGTTGATGACTACGATCGGGCGAAGGCGTTTTATTGCGATGTTCTCGGCTTCGAGTGCCTCTCCGATGAGCCACTGGACGACGGCAAAAGGTGGCTGGTGGTCAAGCCGCAGGGCGCTGACGGTGGCGCCCTTCTGCTTGCCGAGGCGGATGGCGAAGAGCAGCGACGCGCCATCGGCAACCAGACCGGCGGCCGTGTCGGATTTTTCCTGCATACCGACGATTTCGCCCGCGACCATGAAACCATGATTGCACGCGGCGTGTGCTTTCTGGAACAGCCGCGCCATGAGGCTTATGGTTCCGTCGCGGTCTTTGCCGACCCTTACGGAAATCGCTGGGACCTTCTTCAGCCGCGCCGTGGATAG